From the Pomacea canaliculata isolate SZHN2017 linkage group LG14, ASM307304v1, whole genome shotgun sequence genome, one window contains:
- the LOC112555311 gene encoding ankyrin repeat, PH and SEC7 domain containing protein secG-like isoform X1: MLLNRHQSTTKKLSWTWQDAEYEVFTPHIERRVLKILPLEGRGVHNTDRRDKQNMGSLAGGGESKGFILVSHLHDAAECGDTTLARHLLEEGIDVRSSYDDGVTALHLASCKGHVSFVDLLLKSRCPPDIGTSIGLTPLHYAAAQGHTKVIEMLVSAGAHVNASCAKGRTPLFVAAENGTLESVKTLLKAGSQVNCASDLGMTPLSTASLHSHEEVVRVLLQHGASVNIADRHNNLPLHCAVP; this comes from the exons AATATGAAGTCTTCACACCACACATTGAGAGACGGGTCTTGAAAATTTTGCCACTGGAAGGAAGGGGAGTGCATAATACAGACAGGAGAGACAAGCAGAACATGGGATCGCTGGCTGGGGGC GGTGAAAGCAAAGGATTTATCCTAGTATCACATCTACACGACGCAGCAGAATGTGGGGACACGACTTTAGCAAGACATCTGCTAGAAGAAG GTATAGACGTTAGGTCATCTTATGATGATGGTGTGACTGCTCTTCATCTGGCTTCTTGCAAAGGACATGTCAGTTTTGTTGACCTCCTGCTGAAATCCAGATGCCCGCCAGACATTGGCACCAG CATTGGACTAACTCCCTTGCATTATGCTGCGGCCCAGGGCCATACCAAGGTCATTGAAATGTTGGTTTCTGCTGGGGCCCATGTCAACGCTTCATGTGCAAAGGGTCGAACCCCGCTGTTTGTTGCTGCAGAGAATGGTACCTTGGAGTCTGTGAAAACCCTTTTGAAGGCTGGTAGCCAGGTGAATTGTGCATCTGACCTAG GAATGACACCATTGAGTACTGCATCACTTCACAGCCATGAAGAGGTGGTCCGGGTTCTGTTGCAGCATGGGGCCAGTGTTAACATTGCTGATCGCCATAACAACCTCCCCCTGCACTGTGCAGTTCCGTAG
- the LOC112555311 gene encoding ankyrin repeat, PH and SEC7 domain containing protein secG-like isoform X2 — protein sequence MLRKNGFLTHEYEVFTPHIERRVLKILPLEGRGVHNTDRRDKQNMGSLAGGGESKGFILVSHLHDAAECGDTTLARHLLEEGIDVRSSYDDGVTALHLASCKGHVSFVDLLLKSRCPPDIGTSIGLTPLHYAAAQGHTKVIEMLVSAGAHVNASCAKGRTPLFVAAENGTLESVKTLLKAGSQVNCASDLGMTPLSTASLHSHEEVVRVLLQHGASVNIADRHNNLPLHCAVP from the exons ATGCTCAGGAAGAACGGCTTCTTAACGCATG AATATGAAGTCTTCACACCACACATTGAGAGACGGGTCTTGAAAATTTTGCCACTGGAAGGAAGGGGAGTGCATAATACAGACAGGAGAGACAAGCAGAACATGGGATCGCTGGCTGGGGGC GGTGAAAGCAAAGGATTTATCCTAGTATCACATCTACACGACGCAGCAGAATGTGGGGACACGACTTTAGCAAGACATCTGCTAGAAGAAG GTATAGACGTTAGGTCATCTTATGATGATGGTGTGACTGCTCTTCATCTGGCTTCTTGCAAAGGACATGTCAGTTTTGTTGACCTCCTGCTGAAATCCAGATGCCCGCCAGACATTGGCACCAG CATTGGACTAACTCCCTTGCATTATGCTGCGGCCCAGGGCCATACCAAGGTCATTGAAATGTTGGTTTCTGCTGGGGCCCATGTCAACGCTTCATGTGCAAAGGGTCGAACCCCGCTGTTTGTTGCTGCAGAGAATGGTACCTTGGAGTCTGTGAAAACCCTTTTGAAGGCTGGTAGCCAGGTGAATTGTGCATCTGACCTAG GAATGACACCATTGAGTACTGCATCACTTCACAGCCATGAAGAGGTGGTCCGGGTTCTGTTGCAGCATGGGGCCAGTGTTAACATTGCTGATCGCCATAACAACCTCCCCCTGCACTGTGCAGTTCCGTAG
- the LOC112555560 gene encoding ankyrin repeat domain-containing protein 61-like, giving the protein MLGDCQESGGHHSWALPLGTERNILNKNFESPVHIAVRTGDSLMLELLIKEGCDVNYCEPVGNVTPLHMAINMQHSPALFSCLLNLLLQGGCILNWRAYSTLETPLYRSLDIDREDICKMLLSNGANPNLASPFDITALQKACRRGKTYLVNLMLNCGINWKRERWLQYYAAQQGEVTEFKEINKMLRRWKTEVVSLQAQCRIQIRRILEENLKQKLQYIPVPQKVRDYILLHDLL; this is encoded by the exons ATGCTTGGTGATTGTCAAGAAAGTGGTGGCCATCATTCTTGGGCACTGCCACTTG GGACTGAGAGGAATATTCTTAACAAGAACTTTGAGAGTCCTGTGCACATTGCTGTCAGAACCGGTGATTCATTGATGTTGGAATTGCTAATCAAGGAAG GGTGTGATGTAAACTACTGTGAACCTGTGGGCAACGTGACGCCACTACATATGGCCATTAATATGCAGCACAGCCCAGCACTCTTCAGCTGCCTGCTGAACCTTCTGCTGCAGGGAGGCTGCATCCTCAACTGGCGAGCCTACAGCACGCTTGAGACACCCTTGTACCGCAGCCTTGACATTGACCGA GAAGATATCTGCAAGATGCTTTTATCAAACGGTGCAAATCCCAACCTTGCATCACCTTTTGATATTACAGCACTACAAAAGGCGTGTCGCAGAGGCAAAACATATCTGGTTAACCTCATGCTGAATTGTGGTATTAACTGGAAGCGCGAACGGTGGCTACAGTACTATGCTGCCCAACAGGGGGAGGTAACTGAATTCAAGGAGATCAACAAGATGCTGCGCAGATGGAAGACTGAGGTTGTCTCCCTTCAAGCGCAGTGCCGCATACAAATTCGGAGGATTTTGGAGGAGAACTTGAAACAGAAGTTGCAGTATATTCCAGTGCCCCAGAAAGTGCGTGATTACATTCTTTTGCATGATTTGCTATGA
- the LOC112555311 gene encoding ankyrin repeat, PH and SEC7 domain containing protein secG-like isoform X3, with protein MGSLAGGGESKGFILVSHLHDAAECGDTTLARHLLEEGIDVRSSYDDGVTALHLASCKGHVSFVDLLLKSRCPPDIGTSIGLTPLHYAAAQGHTKVIEMLVSAGAHVNASCAKGRTPLFVAAENGTLESVKTLLKAGSQVNCASDLGMTPLSTASLHSHEEVVRVLLQHGASVNIADRHNNLPLHCAVP; from the exons ATGGGATCGCTGGCTGGGGGC GGTGAAAGCAAAGGATTTATCCTAGTATCACATCTACACGACGCAGCAGAATGTGGGGACACGACTTTAGCAAGACATCTGCTAGAAGAAG GTATAGACGTTAGGTCATCTTATGATGATGGTGTGACTGCTCTTCATCTGGCTTCTTGCAAAGGACATGTCAGTTTTGTTGACCTCCTGCTGAAATCCAGATGCCCGCCAGACATTGGCACCAG CATTGGACTAACTCCCTTGCATTATGCTGCGGCCCAGGGCCATACCAAGGTCATTGAAATGTTGGTTTCTGCTGGGGCCCATGTCAACGCTTCATGTGCAAAGGGTCGAACCCCGCTGTTTGTTGCTGCAGAGAATGGTACCTTGGAGTCTGTGAAAACCCTTTTGAAGGCTGGTAGCCAGGTGAATTGTGCATCTGACCTAG GAATGACACCATTGAGTACTGCATCACTTCACAGCCATGAAGAGGTGGTCCGGGTTCTGTTGCAGCATGGGGCCAGTGTTAACATTGCTGATCGCCATAACAACCTCCCCCTGCACTGTGCAGTTCCGTAG